A region of the Microcystis aeruginosa FD4 genome:
GTAGCACCAAGCCTGTCAGAAATTCCTGGCTCCACCCGCACCATTCTTCCGGTCTCCTTTCCCCTACCCGACTTTGCCCAACGTCGGGACAACTGGCAAGCCTATCTCTCCCAGTCTGGCATCTTACTCCCCGATGCCAAGGAGCTAGACACCCTCGCTGACCGTTTCCGCCTGACTCCTGAACAAATTGGTGATGCAGTCGCCTCAGCCCAGCAGCAAGCCCGCTGGCAGGCAGCCCAGACATCCCAGGAGTCCCCTCCTTCCTTAACCCTAGAAGACCTATTTGCTGCTGCTCGTACCCACTCAGGTCAGGCTTTGACTTCCCTAGCCCGCAAGATTTCCCCTCGCTCCACCTGGAACGATCTGATCCTCCCATCCGAGGGGCTAACTCAACTCCAAGAAATTTGCCATCAGGTCAAACACCACCACCTCGTTTGTGGTCAGTGGGGTTTCGAGGAGAAACTCTCCCTCGGCAAAGGACTAAATGCCCTCTTCTCTGGCTCACCTGGTACGGGTAAAACAATGGCGGCCGAGGTCATCGCCAAGGAGTTGCACCTTGACCTCTATAAGATTGATCTCTCCCAAGTGGTCAGTAAGTACATTGGCGAGACGGAAAAGAACCTAGAGAGGATTTTTACCGCCGCTCAGAGTGCCAATGCCATCCTCCTATTTGACGAAGCAGATGCCCTCTTTGGCAAGCGCTCCGAGGTTAAGGATGCCCACGATCGCTACGCTAATCTTGAAATTGCCTATCTGTTGCAGAAAATGGAGGAATACGAAGGGGTGACGCTCCTAACCACCAATTTGCGGCAGAATCTAGATGAAGCCTTCACTCGGCGCATCCGTTTCATTGTCGAGTTTCCCTTTCCTGAAGCGGACTACCGCCTGCAAATCTGGCGGCGCATCTGGCCCAAACAGACACCCCTGGCAGCCGATGTGGATCTCGAAGGCATGGCGCGGCAATTCAAGCTGGCAGGAGGTAATATTCGCAACATCGCCCTGGCGGCTGCCTTCCTCGCCGCAGAAAACAGCCAGTGTGTGACGATGAAACATCTACTGCAAGCAACCAAGCGGGAGTTTCAGAAGATGGGAAGACTGATTGGGGAGGAGGAGTTTTTGCCATTTAAACAAAAATAACTGGAAAAATATTCCGTAGGGGCGCATTGCGTGCGCCCATCACCCTATTTCCTAGCCAAAGGGGAAAGCCAAATTAAATCTAACATTGTCAAGCTAATGCCTCAATTAAAAATCCATCTCCATTGTTCTGCCAAGTATCATGGATCAAGAAAGCCAAACCGGGATTAATCCAGCCATGCCTGATGACCTTGCCCGACACCATGAGGTGGCAAAGGGCCTAACTTATCTCCATGCACGCACAAATGCCACGGCAGGGCGCACCCTAGAAGCCGCCTCCTTCGTCTATGCGCTCATCGAACTGCTGACAGAAAAAGGCTTACTCGATCTTGACGAAATTGACACAAGGAAAAAGCAGGTAGCCCAACGACTGCTCAAACGTTTCCTGCAGCAAGATCCGGGCGTTTCCTTGCAGGAACCAGAACAAGATAAATATACCTTTTCCCAACCCGTCGCCATTGACTGCGAAAATCGGGTACATTTGTGCCAGGCTGCCTGCTGCAAAATGGTTTTTCCCCTTTCGCGCCAAGACATCGAAGAAGGAGTCATCCGCTGGGAGTTGAGCCAACCTTATGTTATTGCCAAAGGTGCGGACGGCTATTGTCACCACTTTGATCGCCAAAGTTTAGGCTGTACGGTGCATTCCCAGCGCCCCATCCCTTGCCGAGCCTACGATTGCCGCAACGACAGGCGCATCTGGCTCGACTTTGAAAATAAAATTGTCAATCCTAAGCTCAACGAGCCAAACTGGCCCCACAACTTGAGTGCAGAAGAAATGGAACTTCCCGGGGGTGAAATTTAATGATCCACGACCTTGACGATACGCTTAAAGAATTGCTGGTGCAAAAAGTACCACTCGATCCTAATGCGATCGATATCAAGTTTGAAGTGCCGAACAAAGACGACTGGAATCCCAAGCCGAATAAGCCGACAATTAATTGTTTTCTCTACGACATCCGCGAGAATCACGAGTTACGCAGCAATGAGCGCTATCTCACTCGCAACGGAACCACAGGAACAGGAACCGAAAAAATTGCCCCCACTCGTATTGATTTATCCTATCTAATTACCGTTTGGACAACCGATGTCGCCGACGAACATCGACTGTTAGGCAATATTTTGCAGACCTTATTGAGCTATCCAATTTTGCCAACAGAAGTCCTCAAGGGGCAAATAGCCAATCAATCTCTACCTCTCCGCGCCTGGGTTTCCCAACCTGAACGCACCCCGAACGCCTGGGATTTTTGGGGAGCGCTTGACGGACGGATGAAAGTGGGGATTAGCTACATGATAACAGTTGCCGTTGAACCCTTTGCGCCAGTTGATGTTCATTTAGTAACAGAAAAAGTTCTCAAAGTCGAGTCAAAGTAAGTAGTTAAGCTGTTGCATATTAGACCTCTCCAGAAAAGATTTTGATAGGCTCGTAGTAAGGGCTTCAGCCCTTATGTTGACAATTGTTGGAGAGGTCTATTTAGGGCTGGCTGAATAAATGTGAAATGTATGCAAAGTAAGGGTTTTGGGGCTTTACGAGCGAAACAGGTGCAAGATTTTGAGAGAATCGTGGTTCAAAACCTTGCATCTTCATCGGCCCGCGTCCTGTAGGGGCGAAGCATTCGGGCAATAACCTATCGGTGAAACCGGAGATTTTCTATCCGAATGCTTCGCCCGTACTTTTTGCTGCAAACCCTATTTATTTCTCCCAAAATATCTCAATTTTTGACAAAAGCTCTTAATTTTCGCTGCGTTACGCTACCATAAAACAACAGAAGATCTTGACAATCCCTTGGAGAACCCCCTTGGCAACACTGACCGACATTGGCAAACTGATCGCCATCGATCCCCATAATAATCGTCCTGTACTCGCAGGAACAAGAACATCTGTTCGGAAAATCGCCGGTTTATATAACCAAGGTAACAACGCCGAAGAGATAGCTAGAAGATTAAATCATTTAAATATCACTCAAATTTATGCAGCATTAACCTATTATCATGCTAATAGAGAGGAAATAGAGCGAGACATAGCAGCCGAACAAACTGCCTATGAAGAACTCGCCAAACAACATTATCAAAAAAAACAACTCCTAGAATGACCAAAATTCGTCTGTATTTAGATGAAGATACGATGGATAGCGATCTTCTAACGGCTTTACGTCGTCGCAACGTTGATGTTATATCGACTGAAGAAGCTCAAATGTTATCCAGTAGCGATGAAGAACAATTACAATGGGCATTAAAGCATCAGTGCGTGACTTATAGCTTTAACGTGCGAGACTTTTATAAAATCCATACTAATTGGATTGATAACAGACAAAATCATTCAGGAATTATTTTAGGGGTTCAAAACTATTCCATTGGTGAACAAATGCGTAGAATTTTGCGAATAATTGCTAGTAAATCAGCAGAAGATATGAAAAATCAAGTCGAATTTCTGAGTGCTTGGGGAGAAGAATAGCACGCTCGCACTACGGATGCAAGCTTTGTCATCTAAATGTAATACCAAATCCACCTTAGCGAAAATTTTCGATTTAAAACCCCGTCCTTTGAGAACGGCTTTGTGCTAGGATGATAAAATAGTGGCCAAAGGGCATGAGGAGAATTTTCATTGCCTTGGAGAAACTGTCAGACTACTTTTGATACGAGGTGTGCCATGCGTGATCGCCAATCGACCCCCGACACCAAATCCCAGCACTCCCAGCCGACTAAGGAACGGGAAGCACAGAGGGCGACTGCCCAAGAAGATGTTCTGGCAACCCAACAAGACCCCCTAACACAGGCCATCAGTCGGATTGGCAGTGCTCCCTCTGCCAAAGTTCATGCTGACTTGCTCAGTCGGGCGACCTCAGACTACCCTGCCCGCAGCCGCCAACTGATGCTCCAGATGCAACGGCAGTACGGCAATCGCTATGTGCAGCGGGTGATGGAACTGTCACGCCAAGGGGAGGGAGAAGCCGAAGCCACGCCAGAAGTGGAAGCAGCGATTGAACAGGCGCGGGGTGGAGGGCGATCGCTCGATTCTGGCATCCAGCGACAAATGGAATCTGCTTTTGGCACCAATTTCAGTGGGGTGCGGGTGCATACCGACAGCACGGCTGATGCCCTCAATCAATCCCTCAGCGCTCGTGCTTTCACCACAGGACAAGACATCTTCTTCCGCCAAGGGGAATACAATCCAGGTAGTTCTGGTGGCAAGGAATTGCTGGCCCATGAGTTGACCCATGTGGTGCAGCAAACGGGAGGAATCCAACCTAAGCTGATTGTCGGGCAACCAAGAGACAGGTACGAACAGGAAGCTGATCGAGTTGCATCGGCTATTATACAGCATCCATGCAGCAATTCCATCCATGACTTAGCACCAACCAACACCCTGCAACGCAAGTGTGAAGCCTGTAAACGTGAAGAAGGTCATCAAGTGATCTCCATTCCTGCTGAAGGCAAAGAAGAAATTATAGACATTGGATTATCGCCACATCCTATGACGAAAGTGATATCCAGCACATTTCAAGGGGGGTTGCAGATGAATGGCAATAATGATTGTGCTCAACCGATGAGCATGACGAAAGTAGTATCCGGCATATTTCAGGGGGGATTGAAGATGGATGACTACTACCCCTATCTAGCTGGGGGAGGTTTCTGGCAGCACGCAGATTCGGGAGGTACCTGGGATACTGGAAACCGCGTCGGTGCAAACGCTCAGTTGTTTGGTACCATTCCGAGTCCTTGCCGTCCAGAACAATTTTCACTGGCTCAAACCGTCACTTATACTCGTGCACTATTTGATGGCGTTCGTCACCCTAAAGAAGGCATTGTGCAAGATGACATTGCCAAATCTGGGCAAGATGCTTCTCGCCCTCCATTTCGCCAAGCATGGCTTGGTGGTGGTTACAACATTTCGATGGCAGATCCGCCGAGCGTTCCTTACACCTCTACTAGCAATATCGAGTTTGATCGATCATTTGTTACATCGCTCGTGGGACCAGGTGGGCGCCGATCAGTGAATTGGTCCACCTCAATCCAGGTCGTCAATGGCACTGTTACTCGCAATACGATTTCATAATCGGTCACTTCAATGCTTATACTGCTGATTATTAGTTTTTCTTTGAGTGTCCGAGCCTGGATGGTTTCATTATCTAGTCTTACTCATTCAATTCTAGGAGTTAATCTAATGCCAAGTTTATCGCTTGAGTCAGAGGTTGAAGCCTTGCTGACGCAACTCGAAGCTAAATCGCCTATTATCTACGACTTGGGGACACCACAAATTGTAGAAACTCAAGCCGTGAGAGATTTACTTGCACTCGGTCAACCCATCCTTCCTTACCTGCTTGATCGATTGCAAACAGCTTCTCCGAAAGTCACTGCGTATCTTGTGTTTGTTCTGGGGCAGTTGGGTGATTCAAGCACGATCATCCCGTTACAAACCGTAAGGACTCGATACAAAAACATCTCGAATAAGTCCGAGTGGGAATATGTCGTGATTGGTCAATGTAATATCGCAATTGATAATCTTGAACCCGTTAATTCATCTCCATAAATGCGATCGCCGATCTTATAGTGCGATCGCTGGTCTTGTAGGTTGGGTTGAGCGAATCAATGTTTTTTGACCAAACTTATCGATTTAATTCAGTGCGATCGCTGGTCTTGTAGGTTGGGTTGAGGGGAGCATCTCACTTGTGCAATGAGTATTAATGCTTATAGCAGTCAAAAACTAGAAAATCTTGAACCTGATCACAAAGAGAAATGAGATTATAATAGTTATAACTTACGATTCAGAATATATCTCGATGGGAGGAACAGTCCAATGTTATCAGAAAATGAAAAAAGAATTAAAGAGTTATGTCAAGAGTTAGGGCAATGTCTTTATGAACAATCCCAAGTTGAGAAATTTAATAACTTGGCAGAGATAGAAGAGACTGTTAGAGATTTAATGATTCAGTATGTCAACCCAGAAATCGGTATTTTTTTGTCAAAACAAGCACAGGAGAAACAGCCGGTCGGACAAGAAAAGTAAAAAGTATTTTGGGCGAATTACCAATTACAGAAAAACAAGCGAAGAAGTTAGAAGTAAAGCCTCGGACTCAGATGAGTCCAATGTTAGAGAAGAACTGTTTGCTATTAAGTGGCGATGAATCCTACGAGAAATCGGCGCAGAAAATCAAATCATTGACAGGAATTGCTGTTTCTCACAGTACCCAACAACGCCTCGTACATCGCTATGCTTTTGAAGAATTACCGTCTAACCCAGAAGTTGAAGTCGAAGAAATGAGCATAGATGGCGGTAAGGTACGACTAAGAACTGCCAAGGGAAAAGCCTTGATTTGGCGTGATTATAAAGCAGTGAGTTTTCATCAACTGGGGGTAGCGGCCTTTTTTCAAGATAACTCGGCTTTATTAGATTTGGTTAATTCTCAAGTTTTGGCTGAACCTTTAATTTGTTTAGGAGATGGACATGATGGTATCTGGAATTTATTTGGTCAGATAGGAGAGAAACAGGAAAGAATTGAAATATTGGATTGGTATCATTTAATCGAAAACCTCTATAAAGTTGGCGGGTCATTCCAGCGGATTGATGAGGTAAAATGTTTTCTATGGAAGGGGGAAGTGGATGCTGCTATCTCCTGTTTTGAGGGATGGTCAGAGCCGCAAGTGGAGAATTTTATTATTTATTTGAACAAGCATAAACATCGAATTGTCAATTATGGTTATTTGCAGGCAGAGGGCATTTCGATTGGCTCTGGCTCTGTTGAATCAAAAATTAAACAAATTGCTCATCGTCTTAAAATTACTGGTGCAAGTTGGGAATCTGGTAATGTACCGCAAGTCCTTCGTCATCGCTCTGCCTATCTAAATGGTTGCCTTTTTTAACTTTTTTATTGAGTTCATTAAGCATTTCTACTTATTACAAAGGTGAGATGCTCCCGGGTTGAGGAACGAAACCCAACATCATAAATGTTAAGATCATAGAAAAATTTCCCCAAAAACTTACTATTAAATGCCAACCCATGAACAAGCTATTGCCTCAGTCTGTGTCTGTCAATCTCTCTCAGATATGTTGCAGCCTATCCACTTGTTTAGATACGATCCACTCTATAAATACATTTATATTTTAGCTGGAATCAATGAGGGAATAGAAATTATAATTTTTGAAGAGGGAAACTGGGAGTTTTACGAAGATGACGAAACCTAACTTTAAACAAATGACTCGTAAAGAATTAAAAACTTATATCAGACAAAACCCTACGGATGATGAGGCGATTAGAGAATTATTTGTCAATCGTCGTAGTCCTAATGCTAAAATATATCCTTATCCCTATAACATGACCAAAGAAGAGTTAGACAATGTTTTTCGCCCTCAGTGCGATCGCCCATCGCCG
Encoded here:
- a CDS encoding DUF6887 family protein encodes the protein MTKPNFKQMTRKELKTYIRQNPTDDEAIRELFVNRRSPNAKIYPYPYNMTKEELDNVFRPQCDRPSP
- a CDS encoding ATP-binding protein produces the protein MVIEASKAWSENLLPALQWLDKLLEKAIVAAQATYAKDPATEAYQGLYISHEDVERLLVREPGTPLLKLEGEAGEPSFSELAVKASRLAWLKQTFDLSVFDLALIVIALAPELDLRYERLYAYLQDDVTRRRPTVDLALNLLCPSASSKLWQRSRVAPDAPLIRHRLLHLLADPHQVQPPLLACYLKPDEQLIRYLLGQEGLDSRLATFCQIVKPIPESESLSLDTKIQEALLALALQAREANQPLHLHFHGPQGVGKRQAAEAIALKLDMRLLVADIATAIAAKTELESILPLLFREAQFQDAVLYLEGLDPLRSQEQASNYQRLLQAIARFASIAILEGVAPSLSEIPGSTRTILPVSFPLPDFAQRRDNWQAYLSQSGILLPDAKELDTLADRFRLTPEQIGDAVASAQQQARWQAAQTSQESPPSLTLEDLFAAARTHSGQALTSLARKISPRSTWNDLILPSEGLTQLQEICHQVKHHHLVCGQWGFEEKLSLGKGLNALFSGSPGTGKTMAAEVIAKELHLDLYKIDLSQVVSKYIGETEKNLERIFTAAQSANAILLFDEADALFGKRSEVKDAHDRYANLEIAYLLQKMEEYEGVTLLTTNLRQNLDEAFTRRIRFIVEFPFPEADYRLQIWRRIWPKQTPLAADVDLEGMARQFKLAGGNIRNIALAAAFLAAENSQCVTMKHLLQATKREFQKMGRLIGEEEFLPFKQK
- a CDS encoding ISKra4 family transposase (programmed frameshift) gives rise to the protein MLSENEKRIKELCQELGQCLYEQSQVEKFNNLAEIEETVRDLMIQYVNPEIGNFFVKTSTGETAGRTRKVKSILGELPITEKQAKKLEVKPRTQMSPMLEKNCLLLSGDESYEKSAQKIKSLTGIAVSHSTQQRLVHRYAFEELPSNPEVEVEEMSIDGGKVRLRTAKGKALIWRDYKAVSFHQLGVAAFFQDNSALLDLVNSQVLAEPLICLGDGHDGIWNLFGQIGEKQERIEILDWYHLIENLYKVGGSFQRIDEVKCFLWKGEVDAAISCFEGWSEPQVENFIIYLNKHKHRIVNYGYLQAEGISIGSGSVESKIKQIAHRLKITGASWESGNVPQVLRHRSAYLNGCLF
- a CDS encoding YkgJ family cysteine cluster protein — encoded protein: MDQESQTGINPAMPDDLARHHEVAKGLTYLHARTNATAGRTLEAASFVYALIELLTEKGLLDLDEIDTRKKQVAQRLLKRFLQQDPGVSLQEPEQDKYTFSQPVAIDCENRVHLCQAACCKMVFPLSRQDIEEGVIRWELSQPYVIAKGADGYCHHFDRQSLGCTVHSQRPIPCRAYDCRNDRRIWLDFENKIVNPKLNEPNWPHNLSAEEMELPGGEI
- a CDS encoding DUF4255 domain-containing protein, with the translated sequence MIHDLDDTLKELLVQKVPLDPNAIDIKFEVPNKDDWNPKPNKPTINCFLYDIRENHELRSNERYLTRNGTTGTGTEKIAPTRIDLSYLITVWTTDVADEHRLLGNILQTLLSYPILPTEVLKGQIANQSLPLRAWVSQPERTPNAWDFWGALDGRMKVGISYMITVAVEPFAPVDVHLVTEKVLKVESK
- a CDS encoding eCIS core domain-containing protein, with the protein product MRDRQSTPDTKSQHSQPTKEREAQRATAQEDVLATQQDPLTQAISRIGSAPSAKVHADLLSRATSDYPARSRQLMLQMQRQYGNRYVQRVMELSRQGEGEAEATPEVEAAIEQARGGGRSLDSGIQRQMESAFGTNFSGVRVHTDSTADALNQSLSARAFTTGQDIFFRQGEYNPGSSGGKELLAHELTHVVQQTGGIQPKLIVGQPRDRYEQEADRVASAIIQHPCSNSIHDLAPTNTLQRKCEACKREEGHQVISIPAEGKEEIIDIGLSPHPMTKVISSTFQGGLQMNGNNDCAQPMSMTKVVSGIFQGGLKMDDYYPYLAGGGFWQHADSGGTWDTGNRVGANAQLFGTIPSPCRPEQFSLAQTVTYTRALFDGVRHPKEGIVQDDIAKSGQDASRPPFRQAWLGGGYNISMADPPSVPYTSTSNIEFDRSFVTSLVGPGGRRSVNWSTSIQVVNGTVTRNTIS
- a CDS encoding DUF5615 family PIN-like protein, which produces MTKIRLYLDEDTMDSDLLTALRRRNVDVISTEEAQMLSSSDEEQLQWALKHQCVTYSFNVRDFYKIHTNWIDNRQNHSGIILGVQNYSIGEQMRRILRIIASKSAEDMKNQVEFLSAWGEE
- a CDS encoding DUF6888 family protein → MPTHEQAIASVCVCQSLSDMLQPIHLFRYDPLYKYIYILAGINEGIEIIIFEEGNWEFYEDDET
- a CDS encoding DUF433 domain-containing protein; this translates as MATLTDIGKLIAIDPHNNRPVLAGTRTSVRKIAGLYNQGNNAEEIARRLNHLNITQIYAALTYYHANREEIERDIAAEQTAYEELAKQHYQKKQLLE